A section of the Agrobacterium tumefaciens genome encodes:
- the rplQ gene encoding 50S ribosomal protein L17 — MRHGNSGRKLNRTASHRKAMFANMAASLITHEQIVTTLPKAKEIRPIVEKLVTLGKRGDLHARRQAISQIKDQDAVRKLFDAIAARYANRNGGYLRIMKAGFRQGDNAALAVIEFVERDVDAKGAADKARVAAEAAAAEAA; from the coding sequence ATGCGCCACGGTAATTCAGGCCGCAAGCTCAATAGAACCGCCAGCCACCGCAAGGCAATGTTTGCCAACATGGCTGCTTCGCTCATCACCCATGAGCAGATCGTCACCACGCTTCCGAAGGCGAAGGAAATTCGCCCGATCGTTGAGAAGCTCGTCACCCTCGGCAAGCGCGGCGACCTGCACGCTCGTCGTCAGGCGATTTCGCAGATCAAGGATCAGGACGCCGTTCGCAAGCTGTTCGACGCGATCGCAGCCCGTTACGCAAACCGCAACGGCGGCTACCTGCGTATCATGAAGGCCGGCTTCCGCCAGGGCGACAACGCTGCTCTGGCCGTCATCGAATTCGTCGAGCGCGACGTTGACGCCAAGGGCGCAGCTGACAAGGCTCGCGTTGCTGCTGAAGCTGCTGCTGCCGAAGCCGCATAA
- a CDS encoding DNA-directed RNA polymerase subunit alpha: MIQKNWQELIKPNKVEFTSSSRTKATLVAEPLERGFGLTLGNALRRVLLSSLRGAAVTAVQIDGVLHEFSSIPGVREDVTDIVLNIKEIAIKMDGDDSKRMVVRKQGPGAVTAGDIQTVGDIEILNPDHVICTLDDGAEIRMEFTVNNGKGYVPAERNRAEDAPIGLIPVDSLYSPVKKVSYKVENTREGQVLDYDKLIMTIETNGSVSGEDAVAFAARILQDQLGVFVNFDEPQKEAEEESVTELAFNPALLKKVDELELSVRSANCLKNDNIVYIGDLIQKTEAEMLRTPNFGRKSLNEIKEVLASMGLHLGMEVPAWPPENIEDLAKRYEDQY, from the coding sequence ATGATTCAGAAGAACTGGCAGGAACTTATCAAGCCGAACAAGGTCGAGTTCACCTCGTCCAGCCGCACCAAGGCAACGCTGGTTGCCGAGCCGCTGGAGCGTGGTTTCGGTCTTACCCTCGGCAACGCGCTGCGTCGCGTTCTGTTGTCTTCCCTGCGCGGCGCCGCTGTTACGGCCGTGCAGATCGACGGTGTCCTGCACGAATTCTCCTCCATCCCCGGCGTTCGGGAAGATGTGACGGATATCGTGCTCAACATCAAGGAAATCGCCATCAAGATGGACGGCGACGATTCCAAGCGCATGGTCGTACGCAAGCAGGGCCCGGGTGCCGTAACCGCTGGTGACATCCAGACGGTAGGCGACATCGAAATCCTGAACCCCGACCACGTGATCTGCACGCTCGACGACGGCGCTGAAATCCGCATGGAATTCACCGTCAACAACGGCAAGGGTTACGTACCGGCTGAGCGCAACCGCGCGGAAGATGCCCCGATCGGCCTCATTCCGGTGGACAGCCTCTATTCTCCGGTCAAGAAAGTGTCCTACAAGGTGGAGAACACCCGTGAAGGTCAGGTTCTCGACTATGACAAGCTGATCATGACGATCGAGACCAACGGTTCGGTTTCCGGCGAAGACGCCGTTGCCTTCGCCGCTCGCATTCTTCAGGACCAGCTGGGCGTCTTCGTCAACTTCGACGAGCCGCAGAAGGAAGCAGAAGAAGAATCGGTTACGGAACTCGCGTTCAACCCGGCGCTTCTCAAGAAGGTCGACGAGCTCGAGCTGTCCGTTCGTTCGGCAAACTGCCTGAAGAACGACAACATCGTTTACATCGGTGACCTGATCCAGAAGACCGAAGCCGAAATGCTCCGCACGCCGAACTTTGGTCGCAAGTCGTTGAACGAAATCAAGGAAGTTCTCGCTTCCATGGGTCTGCACCTCGGCATGGAAGTGCCGGCATGGCCGCCTGAGAACATCGAAGATCTCGCCAAGCGTTACGAAGACCAGTACTAA
- the rpsM gene encoding 30S ribosomal protein S13 — protein sequence MARIAGVNIPTAKRVVIALTYIHGIGPKFAQEIMDKVGLPADKRVHQLTDAEVLQIREAIDRDYQVEGDLRRETSMNIKRLMDLGCYRGLRHRRGLPVRGQRTHTNARTRKGPAKAIAGKKK from the coding sequence GTGGCACGTATCGCTGGCGTCAACATCCCGACTGCGAAGCGCGTTGTTATTGCGCTGACCTACATTCACGGGATTGGTCCGAAATTCGCGCAGGAAATCATGGACAAGGTCGGTCTTCCGGCTGACAAGCGCGTTCATCAGCTGACGGATGCTGAAGTCCTTCAGATCCGCGAAGCCATCGACCGCGACTATCAGGTCGAAGGTGACCTGCGTCGTGAGACGTCGATGAACATCAAGCGTCTGATGGACCTCGGTTGCTACCGCGGCCTGCGTCACCGTCGTGGCCTTCCGGTCCGCGGTCAGCGCACGCACACCAACGCCCGCACCCGCAAGGGTCCGGCGAAGGCTATCGCTGGTAAGAAGAAGTAA
- the rplO gene encoding 50S ribosomal protein L15, whose protein sequence is MKLNEIRDNEGASKDRIRVGRGIGSGKGKTGGRGVKGQKARSGVAINGFEGGQMPIYRRLPKRGFNNIFASEYVVVSLGRIQTAIDSKKLDASATIDAAALKAAGVIRRAKDGVRILADGELKSKVSFEVAGASKPALEKIEKAGGSIKLLAVAAEAAE, encoded by the coding sequence ATGAAACTCAATGAAATCAGAGATAACGAAGGCGCCTCCAAGGATCGTATCCGCGTAGGTCGCGGTATCGGTTCCGGCAAGGGCAAGACCGGTGGTCGCGGCGTCAAGGGTCAGAAGGCTCGTTCGGGCGTCGCTATCAACGGCTTCGAAGGCGGTCAGATGCCAATCTACCGTCGTCTGCCGAAGCGCGGCTTCAACAACATCTTCGCTTCCGAATATGTTGTCGTGTCGCTCGGTCGCATTCAGACTGCCATCGACTCCAAGAAGCTTGACGCTTCCGCAACGATCGATGCTGCTGCTCTCAAGGCTGCCGGCGTTATCCGTCGCGCCAAGGACGGCGTGCGCATTCTCGCCGACGGCGAGCTGAAGTCCAAGGTCTCTTTCGAAGTTGCCGGCGCTTCCAAGCCCGCGCTCGAAAAGATCGAAAAGGCTGGCGGCTCGATCAAACTTCTCGCTGTTGCAGCGGAAGCCGCCGAGTAA
- the rpmD gene encoding 50S ribosomal protein L30, with amino-acid sequence MAKKTTEAKKTVTVEQIGSPIRRPAIQRQTLVGLGLNKMHRQRTLEDTPAVRGMIRAVQHLVRVVDEK; translated from the coding sequence ATGGCCAAGAAGACTACTGAAGCCAAGAAGACTGTTACGGTCGAACAGATCGGCAGCCCTATTCGCCGCCCGGCAATCCAGCGTCAGACGCTGGTCGGTCTGGGTCTCAACAAGATGCATCGTCAGCGCACCCTGGAAGATACTCCTGCGGTTCGTGGCATGATCCGTGCGGTCCAGCATCTCGTTCGCGTCGTTGACGAGAAGTGA
- the rplR gene encoding 50S ribosomal protein L18 → MASRKEALARRASRVRRQIKAVANGRPRLSVHRSSKNIYAQIIDDVAGKTLASASTLEADLRGSLKTGADVAAATVVGKLVAERGVKAGVKDVVFDRGAFIYHGRIKALADAAREGGLNF, encoded by the coding sequence ATGGCTAGCAGGAAAGAAGCACTTGCACGTCGCGCGAGCCGTGTGCGCCGCCAGATCAAGGCGGTTGCCAACGGCCGCCCGCGCCTGTCGGTTCATCGCTCGTCGAAGAACATCTACGCCCAGATCATCGATGACGTTGCTGGCAAGACGCTTGCGTCTGCCTCCACGCTCGAAGCCGATCTGCGCGGCTCGCTCAAGACTGGCGCCGACGTTGCAGCAGCAACGGTTGTCGGCAAGCTGGTTGCCGAGCGCGGCGTCAAGGCTGGCGTCAAGGATGTCGTATTCGACCGTGGCGCGTTCATCTATCACGGCCGCATCAAGGCCCTGGCAGACGCTGCCCGCGAAGGCGGCCTGAACTTCTGA
- the msrP gene encoding protein-methionine-sulfoxide reductase catalytic subunit MsrP, translating to MPAYRSPHIASSEITPKSFYLSRRNFLGTAAGLAAIGLAGREAVAAPLSAKASAYKLDEKLTPLDAVTSYNNFYEFGVGKSDPKENSGKFKPTPWTVKVDGLVSKPQEFGIEELMKYQLEERTYRMRCVEGWSMVIPWIGFPLASLLDKVEPLGSAKYVSFETVVRPDEMPGQSGLFQPLSWPYVEGLRLDEARHPLTILAVGLYGETLPNQNGAPIRLVVPWKYGFKGIKSIVRISLTEKQPETTWKNSNAREYGFYSNVNPHVDHPRWSQATEQRIGEGGFFGTQNHPTLMFNGYEEVASLYAGMDLKANY from the coding sequence ATGCCCGCCTATCGTTCGCCTCATATTGCGTCTTCAGAAATCACGCCGAAGTCCTTCTATCTCTCCCGACGCAATTTCCTCGGAACGGCGGCAGGGCTCGCAGCCATTGGCCTGGCGGGACGCGAGGCTGTCGCCGCACCGCTTTCGGCAAAGGCCAGTGCCTATAAGCTGGATGAAAAGCTCACGCCGCTCGACGCGGTCACCAGCTACAACAACTTCTATGAATTCGGCGTCGGCAAATCCGACCCAAAGGAAAATTCCGGCAAGTTCAAGCCAACACCCTGGACGGTAAAGGTGGACGGCCTCGTTTCGAAGCCGCAGGAATTCGGTATAGAGGAGTTGATGAAATATCAGCTTGAGGAGCGCACCTATCGGATGCGCTGCGTCGAGGGCTGGTCGATGGTCATTCCGTGGATCGGCTTCCCGCTTGCGAGCCTGCTCGACAAGGTCGAGCCACTGGGCAGCGCCAAATACGTCTCCTTCGAGACCGTCGTTCGGCCAGACGAAATGCCCGGACAGAGCGGCCTGTTCCAGCCTTTGTCATGGCCCTATGTCGAAGGACTGCGTCTCGATGAAGCGCGCCATCCGCTCACCATCCTCGCCGTCGGGCTTTATGGCGAAACGCTGCCGAACCAGAACGGCGCACCGATCCGGCTCGTCGTGCCGTGGAAATACGGCTTCAAGGGCATCAAATCCATCGTCCGGATCTCGCTCACCGAAAAACAGCCGGAAACGACCTGGAAAAACTCCAATGCCCGCGAATATGGCTTCTATTCCAACGTCAATCCGCATGTGGACCACCCGCGCTGGAGCCAGGCTACGGAGCAACGCATCGGCGAAGGCGGCTTTTTTGGTACGCAGAACCATCCGACGCTGATGTTCAATGGTTACGAGGAAGTGGCGAGCCTTTACGCCGGCATGGACCTGAAGGCGAATTACTGA
- the rpsE gene encoding 30S ribosomal protein S5: MAQEKRGSRDDRQNREERDSEFVDKLVAINRVAKVVKGGRRFGFAALVVVGDQKGRVGFGHGKAREVPEAIRKATESAKRDLIFVPLRDGRTLHHDVNGRHGAGKVLLRSAKAGTGIIAGGPMRAVFETLGVHDVVAKSTGSSNPYNMVRATFDALKHQVHPKDIAAQRGLKYATLQARRAASGNASEE, encoded by the coding sequence ATGGCACAGGAAAAAAGAGGTTCTCGCGACGATCGCCAGAATCGTGAAGAGCGCGATAGCGAATTCGTCGACAAGCTGGTCGCGATCAACCGCGTTGCGAAGGTTGTCAAGGGTGGCCGTCGTTTCGGCTTTGCCGCTCTCGTCGTCGTTGGCGACCAGAAGGGCCGCGTTGGTTTCGGTCACGGCAAGGCTCGTGAAGTTCCGGAAGCGATCCGCAAGGCAACTGAAAGCGCAAAGCGCGATCTGATCTTCGTTCCGCTGCGCGATGGCCGCACGCTGCACCACGACGTCAATGGCCGTCACGGCGCAGGCAAGGTTCTGCTGCGTTCGGCCAAGGCCGGTACCGGTATCATCGCCGGTGGTCCGATGCGCGCCGTTTTCGAAACGCTCGGCGTTCATGACGTTGTTGCGAAGTCGACCGGTTCGTCGAACCCGTACAACATGGTTCGCGCCACGTTCGACGCTCTGAAGCATCAGGTTCATCCGAAGGACATCGCTGCACAGCGCGGTCTGAAGTATGCGACCCTTCAGGCTCGCCGTGCCGCTTCCGGCAACGCTTCTGAAGAATAA
- the rpsK gene encoding 30S ribosomal protein S11, with protein sequence MAKEAARVRRRERKNITSGVAHVNSTFNNTMITITDAQGNAIAWSSAGAKGFKGSRKSTPFAAQIAAEDCAKKAQEHGMKSLEVEVCGPGSGRESALRALQAAGFMITSIRDVTPIPHNGCRPRKKRRV encoded by the coding sequence ATGGCCAAGGAAGCCGCACGCGTCCGTCGTCGCGAACGCAAAAATATCACGTCTGGCGTCGCGCACGTCAACTCGACCTTCAACAACACGATGATCACCATCACCGACGCACAGGGCAATGCTATCGCCTGGTCGTCCGCTGGTGCCAAGGGTTTCAAGGGTTCGCGTAAGTCGACCCCGTTCGCTGCCCAGATCGCTGCTGAAGATTGCGCGAAGAAGGCTCAGGAACACGGCATGAAGTCGCTTGAAGTTGAAGTTTGCGGTCCGGGTTCCGGCCGTGAATCGGCACTTCGCGCTCTGCAGGCTGCCGGTTTCATGATCACTTCCATTCGCGACGTGACGCCGATCCCGCACAACGGTTGCCGTCCGCGCAAGAAGCGCCGCGTCTGA
- a CDS encoding adenylate kinase, translating to MRLIFLGPPGAGKGTQAKRLTDKYGIPQLSTGDMLRAAVSAGTEIGKRAKAVMDAGGLVSDDIVNQIVSERIEAPDCAKGFILDGYPRTVPQAKALADNMRKKNLVLDAVIELKVDEEALIRRIENRVAETIAAGGTVRSDDNPEAFRKRLTEYREKTAPLSAYYSEQGELVTLDGMADVDAVTEAIERVLEKASA from the coding sequence ATGAGACTGATATTTTTGGGTCCGCCGGGTGCGGGCAAGGGAACCCAGGCCAAGCGGCTGACTGACAAATACGGGATCCCCCAGCTTTCAACCGGTGACATGCTGCGCGCTGCGGTCAGCGCGGGCACCGAAATCGGCAAGCGCGCCAAGGCCGTCATGGACGCCGGCGGGCTGGTATCCGACGATATCGTCAATCAGATCGTCTCCGAACGTATCGAAGCTCCTGACTGTGCCAAGGGTTTCATTCTCGACGGTTATCCGCGCACCGTTCCGCAGGCGAAGGCGCTTGCCGACAACATGCGCAAGAAGAACCTCGTTCTCGACGCTGTGATTGAGCTGAAAGTGGACGAAGAGGCTTTGATTCGCCGAATCGAAAACCGCGTCGCCGAGACCATTGCTGCTGGCGGCACTGTCCGTTCGGATGACAATCCGGAGGCTTTCCGCAAGCGTCTGACGGAATATCGCGAAAAGACTGCGCCGCTGTCCGCTTATTACAGCGAACAGGGCGAACTGGTGACGCTGGATGGCATGGCAGATGTCGATGCCGTCACCGAGGCTATCGAGCGCGTTCTCGAGAAGGCCTCTGCCTGA
- the rplF gene encoding 50S ribosomal protein L6 — translation MSRIGKKPVPVPAGVTANVDGQKVTAKGPKGELFFVANDDIQLKLEDNGVSVTPANESKEARSKWGMSRTMIENIFKGVKDGYERKLEINGVGYRAAMQGKNLQLALGFSHDVVYEPPVGITIAVPKPTEIIVSGINKQQVGQVAAEIREYRGPEPYKGKGVKYAEERIVRKEGKKK, via the coding sequence ATGTCTCGTATCGGTAAAAAGCCCGTTCCGGTTCCCGCAGGTGTGACGGCCAATGTCGACGGCCAGAAGGTCACTGCGAAGGGCCCGAAGGGTGAACTGTTTTTCGTCGCTAACGACGACATTCAGCTGAAGCTCGAAGATAACGGCGTTTCCGTAACGCCGGCGAATGAGAGCAAGGAAGCTCGTTCGAAGTGGGGCATGTCCCGCACGATGATCGAGAACATCTTCAAGGGTGTTAAGGACGGCTACGAGCGCAAGCTCGAAATCAACGGCGTTGGTTACCGTGCCGCCATGCAGGGCAAGAACCTGCAGCTGGCTCTCGGCTTCTCCCACGACGTGGTTTATGAGCCTCCGGTCGGCATCACCATCGCCGTTCCGAAGCCCACGGAAATCATCGTTTCCGGCATCAACAAGCAGCAGGTTGGCCAGGTAGCCGCGGAAATCCGCGAATACCGCGGTCCCGAGCCCTACAAGGGTAAGGGCGTGAAGTACGCTGAAGAGCGTATTGTCCGCAAAGAAGGCAAGAAGAAGTAA
- the msrQ gene encoding protein-methionine-sulfoxide reductase heme-binding subunit MsrQ: MAFALTLPSLPKRYQPAAIWALYVIGLAPGVWYFYLAATGGLGFNPVKDFEHLLGIWALRFLCLGLLVTPLRDLFNLNLIAYRRALGLIAFYYVLAHFTVYLVLDRGLVFSSIAGDILKRPYIMFGMAGLIMLLPLALTSNRWSIRKLGSRWNTLHKLVYLVLIVGVLHFVLARKSITLEPMFYISTMVVLLGYRLVRKPILQYKRARQPRRAPLRAPPNA, from the coding sequence ATGGCCTTTGCCCTGACCCTTCCCTCGCTGCCGAAGCGTTACCAACCGGCAGCCATCTGGGCGCTCTATGTCATCGGTCTCGCTCCCGGTGTCTGGTATTTTTACCTCGCCGCAACGGGCGGCCTCGGCTTCAACCCGGTCAAGGATTTCGAGCACCTGCTCGGCATCTGGGCACTGCGCTTCCTCTGTCTCGGGCTGCTCGTCACGCCGCTGCGCGACCTCTTCAACCTCAACCTCATCGCCTATCGGCGGGCGCTGGGCCTCATCGCCTTTTATTATGTTCTGGCGCATTTCACCGTCTATCTGGTGCTGGACCGCGGCCTCGTCTTCAGCTCCATCGCCGGCGACATTCTCAAACGCCCCTACATCATGTTTGGCATGGCGGGGCTCATCATGCTCCTGCCTCTGGCGCTGACCTCGAACCGCTGGTCGATCCGCAAACTCGGCAGCCGCTGGAACACGCTGCACAAGCTCGTCTATCTCGTCCTCATCGTCGGCGTGCTGCATTTCGTGCTGGCGCGGAAATCGATCACGCTGGAGCCGATGTTCTATATCAGCACGATGGTGGTGCTGTTGGGCTATCGGCTGGTGCGCAAACCGATCCTCCAATACAAGCGCGCGCGCCAACCACGCCGTGCGCCTTTACGCGCGCCGCCAAACGCATGA
- the secY gene encoding preprotein translocase subunit SecY, producing MASAAEQLASNLNFSTFAKAEDLKKRLWFTLAALLVYRLGTHIPLPGLNPEAYAQAFRGQANGILGLFNMFAGGAVERMAIFALGIMPYISASIIVQLMTSVVPSLEALKKEGEAGRKIINQYTRYGTVLLGTLQAYGIAVGLESGNGLVVDPGWFFRISTVITLLGGTMFLMWLGEQITSRGIGNGISLIIFAGIAAGLPKALAGTLELGRTGALSTPLILTVVVVAIGVIALIVFVERAQRRLLIQYPKRQVGNRMFQGDTSHLPLKLNTAGVIPAIFASSLLLLPATAAGFAGNTNLPTWATSIIASLQHGQPLFMALYGLLIAFFAFFYTAIVFNPKDTADNLKKHGGFIPGIRPGERTAEYIDYVLTRITVVGAIYLVFVCILPETLIARTGIPLALGGTSLLIVVSVTLDTVAQIQGHLIAQQYEGLIKKSKLRGGKRGR from the coding sequence ATGGCTTCAGCAGCGGAACAACTGGCTTCGAACCTGAATTTTTCGACCTTCGCTAAGGCGGAGGATCTGAAAAAGCGTCTCTGGTTTACTCTTGCCGCACTTCTCGTCTACCGTCTCGGCACCCATATTCCGCTTCCGGGCCTGAACCCTGAAGCCTATGCGCAGGCCTTCCGTGGCCAGGCCAACGGTATTCTCGGTCTTTTCAATATGTTTGCGGGTGGCGCTGTCGAGCGCATGGCGATTTTCGCCCTCGGCATCATGCCTTACATCTCCGCTTCGATCATCGTGCAGCTCATGACCTCGGTCGTGCCCTCGCTCGAAGCGTTGAAGAAGGAAGGCGAGGCCGGTCGCAAGATCATCAACCAGTACACCCGCTACGGCACGGTGCTGCTCGGCACGTTGCAGGCCTATGGCATTGCGGTCGGCCTTGAAAGCGGCAATGGCCTCGTGGTCGATCCAGGCTGGTTCTTCCGCATTTCCACCGTCATCACGCTGCTCGGCGGCACGATGTTCCTGATGTGGCTTGGCGAGCAGATCACCTCGCGCGGTATCGGCAACGGTATTTCGCTGATCATCTTTGCGGGCATTGCCGCAGGTCTGCCGAAGGCTCTTGCCGGCACGTTGGAACTCGGCCGCACCGGTGCGCTTTCGACCCCGCTCATCCTGACGGTCGTCGTGGTTGCAATCGGTGTCATTGCTCTCATCGTGTTCGTGGAGCGTGCGCAGCGCCGTCTGCTGATCCAATATCCGAAGCGACAGGTCGGGAACCGGATGTTCCAGGGCGATACCTCGCACCTGCCGCTGAAGCTCAATACCGCCGGCGTCATTCCCGCGATCTTCGCATCGTCGCTGCTGCTTCTGCCGGCAACCGCTGCTGGCTTTGCCGGTAACACCAACCTGCCGACCTGGGCAACCTCGATCATCGCGTCGCTGCAGCATGGCCAGCCGCTGTTCATGGCGCTCTATGGCTTGCTGATTGCGTTCTTCGCCTTCTTCTACACGGCGATCGTGTTCAATCCGAAGGATACGGCTGACAATCTCAAGAAGCATGGCGGCTTCATTCCGGGCATTCGTCCGGGCGAGCGCACCGCGGAGTACATCGATTACGTTCTGACCCGCATCACAGTGGTCGGTGCGATTTATCTGGTCTTCGTCTGTATCCTTCCTGAGACACTTATCGCACGCACGGGCATCCCATTAGCCCTTGGTGGTACTTCGCTTTTGATCGTCGTCAGTGTAACTCTGGATACGGTTGCGCAGATTCAGGGTCACCTGATCGCCCAGCAGTATGAAGGTCTGATCAAGAAGTCGAAGTTGCGTGGAGGAAAGAGGGGACGATGA
- the ilvD gene encoding dihydroxy-acid dehydratase, producing MPAYRSRTTTHGRNMAGARGLWRATGMKDSDFGKPIIAVVNSFTQFVPGHVHLKDLGQLVAREIEAAGGVAKEFNTIAVDDGIAMGHDGMLYSLPSREIIADSVEYMVNAHCADAMVCISNCDKITPGMLNAAMRLNIPAVFVSGGPMEAGKVVLHGKTVALDLVDAMVAAADDKISDEDVKVIERSACPTCGSCSGMFTANSMNCLTEALGLSLPGNGSTLATHSDRKRLFVEAGHLIVDLARRYYEQEDETVLPRTIANKAAFENAMSLDIAMGGSTNTVLHILAAAHEGGVDFTMEDIDRLSRKVPCLSKVAPAKQDVHMEDVHRAGGIMRILGELERGGLINRDTYTVHEATLGDAIDRWDITRTNSETVREFFKAAPGGVPTQVAFSQSSRWDDLDTDSDNGVIRSVEKPFSKDGGLAVLYGNIALDGCIVKTAGVDESILKFNGPAVVYESQDAAVKGILGNEVKAGDVVVIRYEGPKGGPGMQEMLYPTSYLKSKGLGKACALITDGRFSGGTSGLSIGHASPEAAQGGAIGLVRQGDLIEIDIPNRTINLKVSDAELAARRAEQEEKGWKPEAPRKRNVTTALKAYAAFASSADKGAVRILPE from the coding sequence ATGCCAGCCTATCGCTCCAGAACGACAACCCACGGCCGCAACATGGCGGGCGCGCGCGGCCTTTGGCGCGCCACCGGCATGAAGGACAGCGATTTCGGCAAGCCGATCATCGCTGTCGTCAATTCCTTCACGCAGTTCGTGCCCGGCCATGTGCATCTGAAGGATCTCGGTCAACTCGTTGCCCGCGAAATCGAAGCGGCTGGCGGTGTCGCCAAGGAATTCAACACCATCGCGGTCGATGACGGCATCGCCATGGGGCATGACGGCATGCTTTATTCGCTGCCGTCGCGCGAGATCATTGCGGACTCGGTCGAGTACATGGTCAACGCCCATTGCGCCGATGCGATGGTGTGCATTTCCAACTGCGACAAGATCACCCCCGGCATGTTGAATGCTGCCATGCGCCTCAACATTCCCGCCGTCTTCGTGTCTGGCGGTCCGATGGAAGCGGGTAAGGTGGTTCTGCACGGCAAGACCGTTGCGCTCGATCTGGTTGACGCCATGGTGGCTGCTGCCGATGACAAGATCTCCGATGAGGACGTCAAGGTCATCGAGCGCTCTGCCTGCCCGACCTGCGGTTCCTGTTCCGGCATGTTCACCGCCAATTCGATGAACTGTCTGACCGAGGCACTCGGCTTGTCCTTGCCCGGCAACGGCTCGACGCTCGCGACCCATTCGGATCGCAAACGCCTGTTCGTTGAGGCCGGTCATTTGATCGTCGATCTGGCGCGCCGTTATTACGAGCAGGAAGACGAAACCGTTCTGCCACGCACCATCGCCAACAAGGCGGCGTTTGAAAACGCCATGTCGCTGGATATCGCCATGGGCGGCTCCACCAACACCGTGCTGCATATCCTCGCCGCCGCGCACGAGGGCGGGGTGGATTTCACCATGGAAGACATCGACCGGCTGTCTCGTAAGGTGCCCTGCCTTTCCAAGGTCGCGCCCGCCAAGCAGGACGTTCACATGGAAGACGTTCACCGCGCCGGCGGCATCATGCGCATTCTCGGCGAGTTGGAGCGCGGCGGTCTCATCAACCGCGATACCTATACGGTACATGAAGCGACGCTCGGCGACGCCATCGACCGTTGGGATATCACCCGCACCAACAGCGAGACGGTGCGTGAATTCTTCAAGGCGGCCCCCGGCGGCGTGCCGACGCAGGTCGCCTTCAGCCAGTCTTCGCGCTGGGACGATCTGGATACCGACAGCGACAACGGCGTCATCCGTTCGGTCGAGAAGCCTTTCTCCAAGGATGGCGGCCTTGCCGTGCTTTACGGCAACATCGCGCTAGACGGTTGCATCGTTAAGACGGCGGGCGTTGATGAATCCATCCTGAAATTCAACGGCCCGGCGGTCGTTTACGAAAGCCAGGACGCGGCCGTGAAGGGCATTCTCGGCAACGAGGTCAAGGCGGGCGACGTGGTCGTCATCCGTTATGAAGGTCCGAAGGGCGGGCCGGGTATGCAGGAAATGCTTTATCCAACCAGCTACCTGAAATCCAAGGGCCTTGGCAAAGCCTGCGCGCTCATCACCGACGGCCGCTTCTCCGGTGGCACGTCAGGCCTTTCTATCGGCCACGCCTCGCCGGAAGCGGCACAGGGCGGCGCCATTGGCCTGGTGCGCCAGGGTGACCTGATCGAGATCGACATTCCGAACCGCACGATCAACCTGAAGGTTTCCGATGCGGAACTGGCCGCGCGCCGGGCCGAGCAGGAAGAAAAGGGCTGGAAGCCGGAAGCACCGCGCAAGCGCAATGTCACCACAGCGCTGAAGGCCTACGCGGCCTTTGCATCGAGCGCGGATAAGGGTGCAGTGCGGATTTTGCCGGAGTAA